The stretch of DNA TGAATTATTTTCAAAAACCCATCAATGCTATTTCAAACAAACAAGTGGAAAGATTCAAAAAAAGATATGGCGAGTTGCCGGAGGCTGCAAAAAGAGCAAAATTTCATTGATGAAAGGAGGGATTTTTATAGAAGAATAAACTTTAAGGAAATAGTAGACACAAATATCGTATGGAGGTGACAAAAAATGGAAGAAAAAAGCGCAAAGCAGGTTGTATGCCCATGGTGTGGAAGTATTGTGTATGCAAATATTCCGCCCGTTCCAACGCTAAATGTACGCGATGCAAATGATATGGGAGGTGCTATTTTTTCAATAACAGTAAATAGCTGTCCTGAGTGCGGAAACAGATTTTACGTTGTAAAGGATGAAAATGGCGCTATTAGGTTGTTTACAGATATTTGTGGATTTTATTGGCTAAGCTCGGCTTTTGAAAGAGAGGCGGGTTGTGAAGACTAGGAAGACAACGAATATTAACGTGGAGCATAAAATTTGTAAAAGGGGTGAATAAAAATGAACATAACCTTAAAACCTCACAGAAAATATGTAAAAGCGAATAGTGGTCCACAACAGCTCTTTGTCCAACTTTCATTTAAACCAGAAAGCGAAGAGATGAAAACTCTTTCAAATGTTTCCGCGATCTTCGTTGTAGACGTAAGTGGCTCTATGAGTGGAGAAAAAATTGAAACGGTCAAACAGGGGCTAATCGACGTGGTAAATCAATCTATCTTGGAAGATTCAGATGAGATTGGGATAATTCAATTTAGCGATTATGCCGAGTCTGTCGTCGATTTGAACACATTTTCACGAGTAAAGCACACCATTTCATCTTCCATAAACAGTATGGATATCATTGGGGGAACGGAAATGTCCACGGGGATGCAAATGGCGATGGATACCTTGAAGAGAAGTACATCTACAGGAAGAGTTAAAAAGATGTTCCTTTTCACAGATGGTGAAACCATTGATGAAGATACATGTAGGGAGATAGCGAAAGAATGCGCGCGATCAGATATAAGCATAACATCATTTGGAGTAGGAGATTCATACAACGAAGACCTTCTCTCAGATATATCCGAGACAACCAACTCACACGCGAGACACATAAGTGATATACACGAATTTGGTCAATACATCTCAGAAGAGCTAAACATGACAAAAAAAGAAGCCATAACCAACATCTCTGCAGATTTCACTGTTGTTAAGAATGTGGAAGTTCTTGAAATTCACAGGGTACTTCCCACGATGCTAAAACTCAACATGAACGGAAACAGAATATCACTCGGAAATGCATTGAGCGATGATGAAACGGTTTTCGTCATGAGAATAAAGATCCCCGACAGACCACCATCGAAAATGAGAGCGGCTAATCTTGTTTTTAAATATGATGTACCAAGACTAGGGGTATACAACAAAGTTGAAGAGAAACCATTGGTAATCGAGTATACTATGAATGAAATGTTAGCAGCGCAAATAGATCCTGAAGTGATGGACTATCAACAGCAGATAGTGATAAATAACCAAATGGAAGAAGCTGTAAAAGCGAGCAAAAATGGAGATGCATCGAAAGCGACGAAAATACTTGAAGACTTAAAAAACACGACTGTAAGGCTTGGAAATACCGCTATGACAAAGATAATAGAGCAAGCGACAAAAGATTTGAGAGGAAGTGGGATGATAAGTGAAGAGACAAAAAAGACCATAAAGTTAGAAAGCAAGACAAAAACGATGAAATCGATTCATGCAACGGGAAATATAGGCATGACAGAAGAAGAAATACGCAAAAAATCGGGGGTATGAAAATGGAGAATGAAAAAGAAGAAAAAGAATTTATCCATGATAAAAACATAGATGGAAAAGCTTCAAAGCCACAAGAAAAATCAGAAGCTAAAGAAGTTGGGAAAGAAGAGTCTAACAAAGAAGAAATGCCATCTAACGAAGTCAAAGAGATTTCTGAAGGATCAGAAAATAACCAACCAGCTGAGAATCCCCCAAAAGAGGAAGAAGTTTCAAGACCACAAGAAGAATTTGAAGCCGAAGAGAAAAAGGCGGAGGAGGTAAAACAAGAAGAAGAGGCACCATCCGAAGGATCAGAAAATAACCAACCAGCTGAGAATCCCCCAAAAGAGGAAGAAGCTTCAAAGCCGCAAGAAGAATTTGAAGCTGAAGAGATTGAGAAGGCGGAAGAGGTAAAACAAGAAGAAACCAAAGAAAAAATTGAAAGAAGTGGCATCCTCAAAAACTTTGAAGAAGTAGAAAAATTGAGCAGTTCTTCAACAAGAGTAATAGACAAAACAG from Mesoaciditoga lauensis cd-1655R = DSM 25116 encodes:
- a CDS encoding vWA domain-containing protein, translated to MNITLKPHRKYVKANSGPQQLFVQLSFKPESEEMKTLSNVSAIFVVDVSGSMSGEKIETVKQGLIDVVNQSILEDSDEIGIIQFSDYAESVVDLNTFSRVKHTISSSINSMDIIGGTEMSTGMQMAMDTLKRSTSTGRVKKMFLFTDGETIDEDTCREIAKECARSDISITSFGVGDSYNEDLLSDISETTNSHARHISDIHEFGQYISEELNMTKKEAITNISADFTVVKNVEVLEIHRVLPTMLKLNMNGNRISLGNALSDDETVFVMRIKIPDRPPSKMRAANLVFKYDVPRLGVYNKVEEKPLVIEYTMNEMLAAQIDPEVMDYQQQIVINNQMEEAVKASKNGDASKATKILEDLKNTTVRLGNTAMTKIIEQATKDLRGSGMISEETKKTIKLESKTKTMKSIHATGNIGMTEEEIRKKSGV